One stretch of Nomascus leucogenys isolate Asia chromosome 9, Asia_NLE_v1, whole genome shotgun sequence DNA includes these proteins:
- the LOC115836664 gene encoding natural cytotoxicity triggering receptor 3 ligand 1-like — MGASASLPADSPLQCLLNNLSALGLAADLKPTRLIKLCTQNWPTYPLDNQNRWPTYGSFDPNLLWDLYNYCERTGKWAEIPYVHGFFLLRDKPNLCLPCKPQHLIAALKLPTSPSAPDFDPADEPPPYHHPPPHLPVTAQPVETGYQPGPHEEPNCLHPALMHLLSPLLWLSASHIFTLASAGGPSSQPYSHYDRKWLGPSLPHVPLRRLAPTSTNTPPTYIIMDVMSNEVFMYSALLLGLILILYPTHNPDISPCAPSPQRRHSAGSSQMNHDTHFPPFKKTKREKC, encoded by the exons ATGGGagcctctgcatccctgccggccgactctcccttacaatgccttttaaataacttatcagCCCTTGGTTTGGCTGCTGATCTCAAACCTACACGCCTCATTAAATTGTGCACTCAAAACTGGCCCACCTAccccctagacaaccaaaacagATGGCCCACTTATGGGTCCTTTGATCCCAACCTTCTCTGGGATCTCTACAACTATTGtgagcgaacaggaaaatgggcagagatccCCTACGTTCATGGCTTCTTTCTTCTACGGGACaaacccaacctctgcctcccttgcaagCCGCAACACCTTATCGCTGCTCTCAAGCTACCAACCTCTCCTTCCGCTCCCGACTTTGATCCGGCCGACGAACCccccccataccaccaccctccaccTCATCTTCCGGTCACCGCTCAACCG GTTGAAACCGGCTACCAACCCGGACCACACGAAGAACCAAACTGCTTACACCCCGCTCTCATGCATCTCCTAAGTCCTCTTCTCTGGCTTTCCGCCTCTCACATCTTTACACTTGCCTCCGCCGGTgggccctcttcccagccctattCTCACTATGATAGAAAATGGCTGGGACCCTCTCTTCCACATGTTCCCCTTCGCCGTCTGGCTCCCACATCAACAAACACACCCCCTACCTATATTATCATGGACGTCATGTCTAACGAAGTCTTCATGTATAGCGCCCTACTGCTTGGCCTCATACTCATACTGTACCCCACGCACAACCCTGACATttctccctgtgccccctccccacagcgccgccactcagcaggaagcagccagatgaaccacgacacccattttcccccatttaagaaaacaaaaagggagaaatgttag